TAAGAGTTATGTCTGGGGCAGCGAGTTTAGGGGAACGTGTTCTGCTTAACCTGGTTACGTATTGGTGGTTATTCTTAGGTTTGGGTCTCATATTCAAGTTCAGGCCATAAGCTAACAAGGTTAGCCAGCATCGCCCGCAAACGGGCTGGACCTCCGTTCCGGTATTTTTTTGCGTTGGCCGCTCACGCTAACACAAAAAAATGCCTCCACTACGGCCGCTGCTAACGGCGTTAACTGCCGCTGCGAGTCAGCACTATTAAATAGAGGGAATTATGGGTTTAAGTGCAAAATTATTTTTTGATGTTACTGATACTGAAACCTTATGTAGGAGAATTTCTCTAACGCCAGAGCAAATCGAGGATGCAAGGGATAAAAAGGATAAGCTTCTAGAATTAATTAAGCCCGAGCTATCCTCTTCACTAGAGACTTCTGTAAAACACTGGCTACAGGGTTCATATAAGAATCACACGCTTATTAGACCAATTCAGAAAGGTAATGAATTTGATATAGATGTAGGTATCTATATCTTGTGCAATGCAGAGGAAGAAGGTTTTTCTGCACTTGAGGTGAAAAATTTAAATAGGCAAGTCCTTGAGTGGTTCGTATCAAATAGACCCGAGGCAAAGCTTGAGAATAGTAAGACGAGCTGCGAAAGACTAAGTTACCCATCATCTTTTCATATAGATATCCCAATTTACTATTTCGATAGTGACTCGAATATCTGTAAGCTTGCTACGCAAGATGACGAATGGATTAATAGCGACCCAAAAGCGCTACAGGACTGGTTCAATAGTAAAACGTCTGGCCTATCTTCGAAATCATTATCCCAGCTTAGAAGAGTAATTAAGTACCTTAAAACATGGAGTGCCATTAAGGGAAAAGATGATGGTATTACCATCCCTTCGATAGCTATTACAGTTTTAGTAGTTTTAAACTACATAGAGGCGGAAGACGATGATGATTCATTTGTAGAAACTACCATAAAAATTATGGATTATGTTTCTGAAAATACGACGCTTGACAATCCTGTTCAGAGCGGGGAACTATTTGGATTTAAAGATAATGACCACATAAATATAAGGCAGAAGGCACTGGCGCTTAAAAATTCATGTGAGTTTATCAGTCAGTCAACGGATAGTTTCCAGCAGTACGTATTATGGAGCGCTACATTTGAACACATGTTCCCGCCATTTATTGAGAGGGCAGATGAAGTATCTAAAAATACCAACCTTCCAGCTATCACAACCCCTCCTAAAATTAGAGTCCGCCATAACGACAAAAGAAAAAATTCACTATCAAATAATATCACGAGTGAAATAAGAGTATTTAGAGATGAAGAGCTCTATTTCTCTATTGATAATAAAGGGGATTACAGTCAAACAGCTGAAGTACATTGGATCGTAAGAAATCAAGACGCCGAGGCTATGAGGGTAAATGACCTTGGGCATACAACTGTGTTGAGCGTTGAGGATGAACGTTATGAAGGGTGTAGCTATAGCGGTACGCATTACATGGAATGCTTAATACTAGATCAGAATAATATTAAAGGTATCGGTGCAGTTAAGGTTCGAATAACTGGATTTTCTCGCCCATTGAGAAACCCACCAAGAAAAAAACACTATAAAGGTCGATAGGTATGTGGAAGGTATTTCCTAAGGTTGGGCTTCTTAAAGTGCTGTTTTCAATTTTCTCTGCACTGTTTTTGACGGTGCTTATAATAGTTGTAGGTGGCGACCAAGGCGCCGGACTAACCTGGGGTGATTTTGGCGCAGCCTTTAGGCTAGCGACACCTATAACACTAATTTTTATTGGTTTCATATATGTAGTTGGAAAATGGGGATGGCTGTTTCTCTGGAAGGCGCCAATCCTCGGTCGGGTCATGCATGCCTCTGTATGCCCCAACTTAAATGGGAAGTGGTTAGGTAAAATCCAATCCAGCTATAGAGATGCTGATGGTAACAACGCTGCTAAGGATGTCGAACTCACTATTAAAGCCGACATATTTGGGTTTGATATCAGTTTGCGTTCGTCTGACGGATACCAAGATAGCAAAGTAATTCAGAGTGAACTATACAAAGACCCTAGAACAAATACTTTCTATTTGTCCTATATTTTCGAGGCATCTGTGCCTATTCCAGATGAATCGGACGACCGAGCTTTTGAAGGCGCTGCAAAACTTGAGATTATCGTAAGTGCTGAGGATACTGTTTTGAAAGGAACATACTGGACTAATAGGGCGTGGCAGCGCGGGAAAAATACAGCTGGTGTTTTAACTATAACGAGAGAAAACAGTTAACAAACGGCTCCACGCAGACGCCCAAACCTACGCTATTTTTGTGGGTTTCGCTGCGCTACACGCTACCACAAAAACCTCTCCGGCTTGGGCGCTGGTGAGCCGGGCGTTATACCTAAGGTTGTGAGATGAGTATTTTTAAAATCGATATTACAAAAGAACAGACAAATAAGACAGCCATATTAAAAAAAGTACAGTCGAATAGTTAGTGGGTTTATAGGCTAGGTTGTTAATATTTTTCCTCGTTACCTGTGTGCCAAAAATAGGCGCCAAATGGCTAAAGTAGCCAATTTTCGAACGAGCTTAATCCTCTCTTCGGGAGAAAGTGGGGCGGGCTTAATATCGGTTGGGAGTGTTAGTGGAGTATCGCTTCACAATTGGCGTACGCCGGCCTTCTTTGCAGCCCTAATGCCTTTGCTGCAAGCATTAGCTTTTCCTTACAGCCAACCAAACTTTTGAATTTAGACTCAAACTGGGTGGTCAGTACAAGCCATTCGCGGCTGGAGATATTGAGTCGCTCAAGAATGGGGGGTAAGTTGTTGTCGATAAAGCCACGTTTGTCTTCACGAATAGCCCTTCCGGTAATATCCACAAGCTGCACGTAATCTTGTAAATGAAAGGGTAGGCCCTGGGGCATGGGTTCTCTTGGGTTACCCACAAATTCGGCGAGCTTTAACGGTTGTGGGTTATTAGTCTCTTGGTTTTCAATACGGCGTTTTATTGAGGTGTGGTCAGAGCTTTCTGGTGTCTTGGCCATTCTGGCTCGAATGGGGTTCAAATCCACATAGGCCATACAGGCGGCTAAGGCTTTTTCATCGAGCAACGCTTGTGATTTAAACCGACTTTCCCAAAAGCGTCCTGTACATTGGTCTTCGGCGTTGGCCATACGGGCAATGGGTTCGTTTAAGGCCCACATCAAGCGGCTGATATTGGCTAGTTCAAGCCGCCATTGATCCAGCTTTTCTTTAACGGCAAGCCATTGGGCCTCGTCGAGCGGTTCACTTTTTGCAAACTTCTGAGTTAAGAGGGTGCCCTTGTAAAGCTTGTGCCAGCGTTCACATACTTCTAGGTCCGTTAGGCTTTGGGCTTCAGCCATATTGATGTGTAGCACCACATGGTGGTGGTTACTCATAACGGCATAGGCGCATACGTCAATACAGAATACCTCACCGAGGAATAGAATACGGTCTTCAACCCATTGACGGCGGTACTCGTAATCTTTGCCTGTTAGAGAATCAAGCCCACAGAGGAATGCACGGCGTACGCAGCGGGAGGTGCAGTGGTAGTAAGGTGTGGCTTCTAGGGAGATTTGTTGCTTCCTTGGGCGGGGCATTGCTCATTCCATGAGTTTTTTTTGCTGTTGTAATGTACAGTGGTTAATCCCTGGGTTCAAGTGTTAATGTGGGAGTGCAAAAGTGTTTTAGTATTGTCATGAACGAATAGAGATTCGTATGTGGTACAAACGATTCGGTTTCAAATACCCTGACTCCAGTTATGCTGGCGGCATGGGGTGTTTTAGTATGATTTTCGTGTATGTTGCATCACTATCTATGGCCTTTTTTATTGCAGTATTTCTGCAAAATGGTTGGCTGTTCTTTACAGTAATTCCAATATCGTTTTCTGGTTTTTATCTTGCGAAGAAATACTTGAGCAACGAAGGGGATAGATTGCGGAGAAAACGGCTCAAGCATCATCTGGATCTAGCTCAAGCTCATATATCGTCAGGCTCTACTCCTAAAGCGCTAGAGTCCCTTCGTAAAGCAAAAATTTACGGCGAGCTACCAACAGAATTACAAGAATTTAAACATAGAAACAATGAATAGTGAATCGCCATACAAGTTTATCAACAGAACATTTTGGCCGTTGCTTTGTTTTTTGTAAATATTTATACCTAAAAATCATTAGGGAATCGGTATGATGACTACGAAAAAATTTCTCTCTGCTTTAGCATTGATTTGCTGTGTCACTAGCTGTGTTGCTACTACTTCCGATCATATTGAGAAAGCGAAGGGTTATCACGAAAGAGCTGCAGAGCATCAGTCTATCGGCGAATCTGAGGTGGCGGAAGAAGAGAGACGTAAGGGTGATGAGGCGTATAAGGAGGCAATTAGCCCACCCTCGTTATTATCTGAGATATTTAACCGAATATTTCGGTAGTATTTTCAATGGTGGAGTCGCATAAACAAATGTTATGAGCGCGGCGGTTCGAAAATAAATGAAACGAGTCAAGTGTTTGATTTACGGCACGTTGTAGAGAGTCTCGCGGCGTTAAAGTAAGTCGGGTCTTTGTATCTCACCTGCTCTGTTCCTGGTGCCAAATAGCGCCTTGTGGACGAACTTTGAATTGTACGGGGACCCTAGACTAGCAGGTGCTCGCTGCCAAGATGTAATGACTGACTATAAGAAAATCAAAATACTGCCACGGTACAGTAAAATCCGTTCGCTTGACGTCTCGATAATACATCGTAAATCACTTCGGTGGCTGGAAGAGAGATTGCGAGAGTTACGCGGGCTTAAAAGTGTAGTTGTTACACATCACGGTCCAAGTGAAAAATCAGTTCCTGAAGAGTATATTGGTGATGTTGTCACTTCATCTTATGTGTCTAATTATGTGTCTAATTTGGAAAGTACTATATTGGAATATGAACCAGATCTCTGGCTTCATGGGCATCTACATAATTCATCATCATATAAGCTTGGCGATTGCCAAATAGCATGGAATCCAAAGGGTTATTCCGATGAATTAAATCCAGATTTTGACAGTAGATTGGTAGTAAATGTATGACAAAAGTATCTTGAGCGACCTTTTTTGCGTTGCCTGAAAAGGCTAAGCAACACAAAAAAGGTGCAAAATTCTGGCGTTATGTTTGAGTTGAACCAAGAGTAAAATTCATGAAAAAGTATTCAGTTTTATTTTTCTGCACCATTTTTATGGGTTGTGTAAATGTCCCAGATTATGTACCTAAGGTTGATTCTAAAGTCGCATCTATAGCGATTACTTCAGCTAATGATTCTACAAAAACGACTGTGCGGACATTGGCTGGATTTGTCTTTGAAGGGAAGTGTCAACAATTCGAAGAAGGCACCAGACTTGGCAATACCCTAAAAAATGAGGGTTTCCAGGAGCTGCACTCTGCAAAAATACCCGCGGAGAAAGAAATTACTTTAAGTGTAATTTATGGAGACGCTCGATTTAATGAAAACAGGGCGTGCAATTCTACCGTTAAGTTTTCTCCGGTTGAAAATCATCAATATGCAGCGTTCCTTGAGGTCTCGGATGAGGGGATGAAATGTTCGCTTTCAATACAAGATGAAACGTTAAAAGAGGTGGTCTCACTTTCTATTCCAGAGTATGCGTGTGAGGTTCAGGGAGTTGCACCTTACAAAAATATGCAGCCAGCAGTTACTGAGTATGATTTTAAAGTTCAGTATAGGTAGCAACATAACCAGTAGCTGCACGCGGACCCATTTTGCTATCGGGTCAGAAGAGCCGAAGCCCCGTATGCCCACCGAACCGTGCGTACGGGTCACGTACGCTGCTCCTCACATTAAACGTGACCAACGACGAAGACTAAACCGGTGTTTCTTCATTTCGGTCTAGCGGATAAACTGCTTCAGCTCACCAATAAAATACGCATTGGGATAAGCTCTTTCTACCGCATTGCTGCGCGAAAGTGCCAAGCGCTTATTGTTGGACAAGCTAAATAAGACAGCCATATTAAGAAAAAGTAGTTAGCGCATCACTCGTTTGTATAGTTGCTGCGCCCCATAATATACAAGCTTCATGCAATCTGCCGCTGCTGAAAACGTTATATTTGCAGGAGTGTTTTAGGTGAATATGGGGTTAGTTTTCGCAGCCTTCACCATACGTATATTTTGAAGGTTGCCAAACTATTGTTTGTGAAGGGAAGGTTGATTGCATATGCGTTACAGGCGATATTTTGCTTGGCTATCAAGAAATGGATAGTGTTTTTATAAGCAAAGTAGAATATTAATTAAAAGATAAAGGTGGTTTCCCAATTCAAGAAATTGATTTCGCGATTTTAAACAGCGAAGTTACTATCGGCAAAAATTTACGAGCTTCTACGAAGTGGAGGATATAAGCAGTATTGCCGTGAAACTTAGTTCACATAACGATATTGCGAAAAAAAAGGAAAACAGATCGCAAGGGTGAAGTTTTTTAATTCCTCTTGCCAATGACGAAAAGCGATGATTTTAGACTACCATCACTACTCGTACAAAGGTATTGAAAGTAAGATGTTTGCTATAATTTTTATGTGGGGTGGGGCGGGCCGAATGGTATAGATAGCCACACTTGATAAATATGGCGGAGAGCGTTTTTGTGTATGTTGCGTAGCCCCATTTTACACAAAAACGCTGGGGCATGGCGAATGAAGGTATGGTGGCAGTTGAGAGATGTTTTGCGCTGCGAGAGCGAGTTCAGTCGAGGGGCTGGATGCGGGAAAACCGCACGTGCGGATCTGTGTGGGGGGCTTTGTGTGAATGACGCTCCTACCATGACTATTTTAATGGGTTCCGATTAATGAATAAAATACATTCAAAAAAATTACTTGGCAGTAAGTGGACGGCCACGATACCTAGCAATAAGGAAAAGCATTTCATAGTGTCTGAAGTTGAATTTGATGATGAAGGCTTGGTTGTTTCATGCAGTATAGAAGCGGTGATGTCGAAACAATCAATGCTGATAAATTGGCATGAGCTAAAAAATGATGGCAACTGGATTCATGGCTGGAAATAATCATGTTGATTTGGCGAATACGCCTAACGAGGGCTAACCATCAAAGCTTGACATGTGGGCGTGCATTAAGTACTGCCCATAGAATACGGGCAGTACGATAAAGTTGGTATCAGTTTTATCGTGGGAGGATCACAAAGGCCTGTTAACCATTCCTTGTTCAAGCGGATAACCAAAATTATCACGCTTTTACTGTTATTAAGCAGGCCTTAGTTTCCCGATGCTTTATATCAAATCGTATCAATGCTGTTTAGGTAGTTCTCCAGCATGGTATAGCCCACTGAGTCTTTGTTATTTCGATCACTGGCATTATTTGGGTTCAGGCCGTTTGCACATTCCCAGTTATCTGGCATGCCGTCGCTATCAGCGGAGGCTGGTGCGCTTTTCAGTTGCGGTAAGTTTGTTTCCGCCGGGCAGCTAATATAACTAGCTAAATAAGACAGCCATATTAAGAAAAAGTACAGTCGAATAGTTAGTGGAATGTCGCTTCACAATTGGCGTATGCGGGTCTTCTTTGCAAACCTAAAGCTTTTGCAGCAAGCATAAGCTTCTCCTTACAGCCAACTAAACTTTTGAGTTTGGATTCAAACGGGGTGGTGAGAATAAGCCATTCACGGCTGGAGATATTGAGGCGCTCAAGAATGGGAGGCAAGTCCAGAACCTCCCTGTGCATTTGTCTTTGGCGTTTGCCATACCGGCAGGCCTACATCAGCGTGCCCTCTGGGTAAAACGGTTGATATTGGCTAGCTCAAGCCGCTATTGACCTAGCTTTTTCTTAACGGCTAGCCATTGGGCCTCATCGAGCAAATGTTAGTGTGGGTGTCCGCAAGTGTGGATTCAAGTGTTAAGGTCGGTGTCCGAAACTGTTGGTGCTACGGCTACTACCGGTACTAGTCCTACGCGGCTGTTTTAAATACATGCACGAAAAATCAGGGGTTGGGCAACAGAATAAACCGGCAAATGATAAAGACTATGAATATGTCATTTCCCCAACGCTAGCAGGCCATAAAGATCAAACACATTAACAACCATTTTAATTAGAATAACCACCATGAGACAGAGAACAATTAGAGCTGCGGCTAACCTGTGTGAAGGGCGAACATTTTGGCACTATTAAACCGCGTAATACTGTTGCTACTGTTTATTTCGTTAAATAGCCACTCGCTTGATCGCTTAGAAGACCTGACCGACCTGCAGATACAGGAAGCAGCGTTAGCCTTTGTAAACCTGACTACTTCACCGGGTATTGAAGGGCTAAACCTGTCGTTAGCGCAACCCCAAAGAGAATCGTCTATTGCGCGTTCAAGCCTGGGGTTTTCCGCCGATTTTAGTCTACGGGATTGGCCTGTAGATGGTCATTGGGGCGCAGCGCTAATTCAAGGTCAACTTGACGAAGGGCTTATGTTTATCGGTCGTAATGATGTTCCGGTGTTGCTAGCGGTCGACCGGGATATCATGGGAATACGCGGCAGTTTTGGTGTGGTAATACCTATAACAGAACACTTCAAATTACGCCCCTTTTTTTCAGCCATTTATACGCAAACGGAAACGTTTTCCTACCTCATTGAAGGTCGAGCCAATGTTGATGTGCATTTCCCAACGGACAAGCCCGAGTTCTTAACGCATTTTAGTTCCACTGGCATGACAGGCAGTTTACAAGCTGAATATAAGCACTGGATCAAGCGCCGCTATCGAACCCAATTTTTAGCGCACTACAATCTCAACTACAGTGACACTCATAGTCAGGAATTCGAGCACCTCAATACCTGGGGGTGGAGCCAAACGCTGGTTTTAAAAAGTGAAATAAGCACCAAGCTAAACTGGCTTAGCTTCAATCGCCCTTGGCGAGTGAAGGCTTATTTAAATTACCATGATTTTATCAACCAATCTGAATTGGCTTTGGGGTTTACCCATTATTTTGAACTGGGTGGTGGTATGAGTTGGGAGTGGAATATCAAGCCTTTGGATTGGTTTGGCGTGAACTCTGTGGGACTAAGTGCCGGGCTTATTTTTGGTGACACCCTAGAAGGGTTCAACATAGGGCTTACCGGACAATGAAAAAGCATCGCTTGATTATAATTAGCCTGTGTGGGCTGTGTTTTGGTTGTGTTCACCCTCCCCAGCTGGAAGACGAATATTCTGCTAGCCTAAAGAGCAATTACCCTATTGTTAGTATTGATGGCGAAAACAATAGCGAACACCATAGTGTGCAATTATCGCAGGGCATACACACCGTGGAAGCTCTGTATAAAACGCATCGCTATGTGCTGCGCTGTAAATTCAAGTGGCAGGTAAAGCCGGGCCAACATTACGAAATTGTTTCTCACAATACTGCCGACCCATTAATACTCTACCGTTGGCATCGCCGAAATGCGCTCTGGGCGGAGCGAAAAGAACCGCTAGAGCCGCTGCATTGCACAAGGGAGTAGTACTCTTTCATTATTTCGGTATCGAAATAATAGGGCCAATACAATGAAAATGTTAAAAGCTATTGGTGCTACGGTAAGTATTATTGGTGTGGTAGGGTGTGGTGAATCAAAGACAGCAGATAAAGACGAAAGGGAAGGCGTAATATCAGAGCATTCGCTGAGAGCGTAGGGAGATGGTAAAGCAACTGAAAAATGGTGGAACCACACCGAAGAAAGTGCCATTCGGGCCAGGCCTTACAATTGACATTGTTGAAACTAACTATCGGTGGCGCGAACAAGTGTTAATGTGGGTGTCCGAAAGTGTTCCCCTCTGGGTAAATCGGTTGATATTGGCTAGCTCAAGCCGCTATTGACCTAGCTTTTTCTTAACGGCTAGCCATTGGGCCTCATCGAGCAAATGTTAGTGTGGGTGTCCGCAAGTGTGCTAAGTGTCCACAGGTGTTTAGCGCAAGTGTTCTAATCCGCCCCTGTAGCGGCGTTTATAATTGCTTCGTAGGTTTCCTGATCGAGGTGAACCGGCGTATATTCCACACCCTGCCGTTTAAGCACTTTGACGAAAGCGCGCAGGTGGTTGCGCGAGCCTTTCATCAGATTTTGGTACGCCATAACGATGTCATCGTTGCCTTCTACCTGGTCGATGTAGTGTTGAATATCGATAAGATCGATCTCTTCAATCTCCGCGCCGACTAACAGGGCATCAATCTTACTGGCACTGCCAATGCTGAAGAGTAAGTCGTACAGGTTTTGTAAGGTGGCGTTGGTGAAGACGCCAATGGTTGAGTCCGTAACTGGGTCGTCTATACCGTAACGTTCC
The Teredinibacter franksiae DNA segment above includes these coding regions:
- a CDS encoding TIGR02450 family Trp-rich protein; this translates as MNKIHSKKLLGSKWTATIPSNKEKHFIVSEVEFDDEGLVVSCSIEAVMSKQSMLINWHELKNDGNWIHGWK
- a CDS encoding DUF2202 domain-containing protein; this translates as MKIPKLLTVSSLAFLTVACGGSSGSGAVLAANLDEQTSFKPNNLNTQIELLPLGEISEQELEGLLYMREEEKLAHDVYSALYTLWNMTILNNIAASESTHTEAIRVLLERYGIDDPVTDSTIGVFTNATLQNLYDLLFSIGSASKIDALLVGAEIEEIDLIDIQHYIDQVEGNDDIVMAYQNLMKGSRNHLRAFVKVLKRQGVEYTPVHLDQETYEAIINAATGAD
- a CDS encoding CBASS cGAMP synthase, which translates into the protein MGLSAKLFFDVTDTETLCRRISLTPEQIEDARDKKDKLLELIKPELSSSLETSVKHWLQGSYKNHTLIRPIQKGNEFDIDVGIYILCNAEEEGFSALEVKNLNRQVLEWFVSNRPEAKLENSKTSCERLSYPSSFHIDIPIYYFDSDSNICKLATQDDEWINSDPKALQDWFNSKTSGLSSKSLSQLRRVIKYLKTWSAIKGKDDGITIPSIAITVLVVLNYIEAEDDDDSFVETTIKIMDYVSENTTLDNPVQSGELFGFKDNDHINIRQKALALKNSCEFISQSTDSFQQYVLWSATFEHMFPPFIERADEVSKNTNLPAITTPPKIRVRHNDKRKNSLSNNITSEIRVFRDEELYFSIDNKGDYSQTAEVHWIVRNQDAEAMRVNDLGHTTVLSVEDERYEGCSYSGTHYMECLILDQNNIKGIGAVKVRITGFSRPLRNPPRKKHYKGR
- a CDS encoding Cap15 family cyclic dinucleotide receptor domain-containing protein, whose product is MWKVFPKVGLLKVLFSIFSALFLTVLIIVVGGDQGAGLTWGDFGAAFRLATPITLIFIGFIYVVGKWGWLFLWKAPILGRVMHASVCPNLNGKWLGKIQSSYRDADGNNAAKDVELTIKADIFGFDISLRSSDGYQDSKVIQSELYKDPRTNTFYLSYIFEASVPIPDESDDRAFEGAAKLEIIVSAEDTVLKGTYWTNRAWQRGKNTAGVLTITRENS